One window from the genome of Streptomyces cadmiisoli encodes:
- a CDS encoding DUF1015 family protein has protein sequence MNTAGHPEATTRRGLELTPFRGLRYDPDRVGSLAAVTSPPYDVVVRPDGLHHLQSADPHNIVRLILPEAATPAARDAQAADTLHRWVADGILVTDSEPGLYVYEQCDGRGMLQRGVIGALRVSEPAEGVVLPHEDVMPHIVADRAALMRATCTNLEPLLLTYRGDDAAALTTEVVERTAEKPPLLATTTEDGFSHRLWSVTDPGDLARIQSDLARHQALIADGHHRWATYLRLRTEHPSPSPWDYGLVLLVDTVRYPLRVRAIHRLLHGLPVADALAALEGRFRVSRLDASLADALAVLGEAAATGNAFLLAGDGAFHLVDRPDPDLLARTVPAEHPAAWRTLDATVLHATLLAHVWDIPEDSPAHIAYIHDAAATVAKAERDGGTAVLMHPVHEEVVRDLARQGVTMPRKSTSFGPKPASGLVLRALEP, from the coding sequence ATGAACACAGCAGGTCACCCGGAAGCAACGACGCGCCGAGGCCTCGAACTCACGCCGTTCCGAGGGCTCCGCTACGACCCCGATCGGGTCGGCAGCCTGGCCGCCGTGACATCCCCGCCGTACGACGTGGTCGTACGCCCCGACGGCCTGCACCACCTCCAGTCGGCGGACCCGCACAACATCGTTCGGCTGATCCTTCCGGAGGCCGCGACCCCCGCGGCCCGTGACGCCCAGGCCGCCGACACCCTGCACCGCTGGGTCGCCGACGGAATCCTCGTCACCGACTCCGAGCCCGGCCTCTACGTCTACGAGCAGTGCGACGGCCGGGGCATGCTCCAGCGCGGCGTCATCGGCGCCCTGCGCGTCTCGGAGCCGGCGGAAGGCGTGGTGCTGCCGCACGAGGACGTCATGCCGCACATCGTCGCCGACCGCGCGGCGCTGATGCGCGCCACCTGCACGAACCTCGAGCCCCTCCTGCTGACCTACCGCGGCGACGACGCGGCGGCCCTCACCACCGAGGTGGTGGAACGCACCGCCGAAAAGCCCCCGCTCCTCGCGACCACCACGGAGGACGGCTTCAGCCACCGCCTGTGGTCGGTCACGGACCCCGGGGACCTCGCCCGGATCCAGTCCGACCTCGCCCGGCACCAGGCCCTGATCGCCGACGGCCACCACCGCTGGGCGACCTACCTCCGCCTGCGCACCGAGCACCCCTCCCCGAGCCCCTGGGACTACGGCCTGGTCCTCCTGGTCGACACCGTCCGCTACCCGCTGCGCGTCCGCGCCATCCACCGCCTGCTGCACGGGTTGCCCGTGGCCGACGCCCTCGCCGCCCTCGAAGGCCGGTTCCGTGTGAGCCGCCTCGACGCGTCGCTCGCCGACGCCCTGGCGGTGCTCGGCGAGGCCGCCGCCACGGGCAACGCCTTCCTCCTCGCCGGAGACGGCGCCTTCCACCTGGTGGACCGCCCCGACCCGGACCTGCTCGCGCGCACGGTCCCGGCCGAGCACCCCGCCGCCTGGCGCACCCTCGACGCGACGGTCCTGCACGCCACACTCCTCGCGCACGTCTGGGACATTCCCGAGGACTCCCCCGCGCACATCGCGTACATCCACGACGCCGCCGCCACGGTCGCCAAGGCGGAACGCGACGGCGGCACGGCCGTACTGATGCACCCCGTCCACGAGGAAGTCGTACGCGATCTGGCCCGCCAGGGCGTCACGATGCCCCGCAAGTCGACGTCCTTCGGACCGAAGCCGGCGTCCGGACTGGTGCTCCGCGCGCTGGAACCCTGA
- a CDS encoding HAD hydrolase-like protein, which yields MSQGVRTRPEGSGQTLSGAYDTALLDLDGVVYAGGSAIAHAVDSLRSASAGGMHLAYVTNNALRTPDTVAAHLTALGIPTAASDVITSAQAVARLIAEQVPSGARVLVIGGEGLRVALRERGLVPVESADDDPAAVVQGFGGPELPWGRFNEACYAIARGVPWFASNTDLTIPSVRGIVPGNGAGVEVVRIATGAEPQIAGKPLPPMHRETILRTGAKRPLVVGDRLDTDIEGAFNGEVDSLLVLTGVTDAAQLLAAPPQHRPTYVDADLRGLLTGQPEVTGAGDGFRCGGWTAKAGAERLELDGDGASLDGLRVLCAAAWTAAGDGTCALDAEKALARLGL from the coding sequence ATGAGCCAGGGGGTCAGGACCAGGCCCGAGGGCAGTGGTCAGACGCTCAGCGGGGCGTACGACACGGCACTGCTCGATCTGGACGGGGTGGTGTACGCGGGCGGGAGCGCGATCGCGCACGCGGTGGATTCGCTGCGTTCGGCCAGTGCGGGCGGGATGCACCTCGCGTACGTCACCAACAACGCGCTGCGGACGCCGGACACCGTGGCCGCGCACCTGACCGCGCTGGGCATCCCGACGGCGGCGTCCGACGTGATCACCTCGGCGCAGGCGGTGGCGCGGCTGATCGCCGAGCAGGTGCCGTCGGGCGCCAGGGTTCTGGTGATCGGCGGCGAGGGGCTGCGGGTGGCGCTTCGGGAGCGCGGGCTCGTGCCGGTCGAGTCGGCGGACGATGATCCGGCCGCGGTGGTGCAGGGGTTCGGTGGGCCGGAGCTGCCGTGGGGGCGGTTCAACGAGGCGTGCTACGCGATCGCGCGGGGCGTCCCGTGGTTCGCGTCGAACACCGATCTGACGATACCGAGCGTCCGCGGGATCGTGCCGGGCAATGGCGCCGGGGTGGAGGTGGTGCGGATCGCGACCGGCGCGGAGCCGCAGATCGCGGGCAAGCCGCTGCCGCCGATGCACCGGGAGACGATCCTGCGCACCGGGGCGAAGCGGCCGCTGGTGGTGGGGGACCGGCTGGACACCGACATCGAGGGCGCGTTCAACGGGGAGGTCGACTCGCTGCTCGTGCTGACCGGGGTGACCGACGCGGCGCAGTTGCTCGCCGCGCCGCCGCAGCACCGGCCGACGTACGTCGACGCCGATCTGCGCGGCCTGCTCACCGGCCAGCCCGAGGTGACCGGGGCGGGCGACGGGTTCCGGTGCGGCGGCTGGACGGCGAAGGCCGGGGCGGAGCGACTGGAACTCGACGGTGACGGCGCGTCCTTGGACGGGCTGCGGGTCCTGTGCGCGGCGGCCTGGACGGCGGCCGGTGACGGCACGTGCGCGCTGGACGCGGAGAAGGCGCTGGCACGGCTGGGGTTGTGA
- a CDS encoding FecCD family ABC transporter permease: MLVESPPEQRADVMPAPPRRRVTRALGLLAAASIMVLVALSSITIGAKELSLGQVWHGLFESTGTYGDVVVDERLSRTVLGLLAGAALGLAGAVLQALTRNPLADPGLLGINAGASAAVVTAISFFGVTSLSGYVWFAFFGAAAVGALVWFLGGSRGATPVRLALAGTAISAALYGYLQAAMILDDAALAKMRFWTIGSLSTATDETIAQVLPFLVTGSVLALALARPLNAMAMGDDTAKALGANLNRTRALSMLAATVLCGAATAACGPIVFVGLMVPHVVRSFTGPDLRWILPYAAVLSPVLLLGADVLGRVVARPAELQVGIVTAILGGPVFIFLVRRRRTAKL, translated from the coding sequence GTGTTGGTTGAAAGCCCTCCCGAACAGCGCGCGGACGTCATGCCCGCGCCTCCACGTCGCCGGGTGACGCGTGCCCTCGGGCTGCTCGCGGCCGCGTCGATCATGGTGCTCGTCGCGTTGTCGAGCATCACGATCGGCGCCAAGGAACTGTCCCTGGGGCAGGTCTGGCACGGGCTGTTCGAGAGCACGGGGACGTACGGCGACGTCGTGGTCGACGAGCGCCTGTCCCGCACCGTCCTCGGGCTCCTCGCCGGTGCGGCGCTCGGCCTGGCCGGTGCCGTGCTGCAGGCGCTCACCCGCAACCCGCTGGCCGATCCCGGACTGCTCGGCATCAACGCGGGCGCGTCCGCGGCGGTCGTCACCGCCATCAGCTTCTTCGGCGTCACCAGCCTGAGCGGCTATGTGTGGTTCGCCTTCTTCGGCGCGGCCGCGGTCGGGGCGCTGGTCTGGTTCCTGGGCGGCAGCCGGGGGGCCACACCGGTCCGGCTCGCGCTCGCCGGCACCGCGATCAGCGCCGCCCTCTACGGCTATCTCCAGGCCGCGATGATCCTGGACGACGCGGCGCTCGCCAAGATGCGCTTCTGGACGATCGGTTCGCTGAGCACGGCGACCGACGAGACCATCGCGCAGGTGCTGCCGTTCCTGGTGACCGGCTCGGTGCTCGCGCTGGCCCTGGCCCGGCCGCTGAACGCCATGGCCATGGGCGACGACACCGCCAAGGCGCTCGGCGCCAACCTCAACCGGACGCGGGCGCTGTCCATGCTCGCCGCCACCGTGCTGTGCGGGGCCGCGACCGCAGCTTGCGGGCCCATCGTGTTCGTCGGGCTGATGGTTCCGCACGTGGTCCGCTCGTTCACCGGGCCCGACCTGCGCTGGATCCTGCCCTACGCCGCCGTCCTGTCGCCCGTGCTGCTGCTCGGCGCGGACGTGCTCGGCCGGGTCGTCGCCCGGCCCGCGGAACTCCAGGTCGGCATCGTCACCGCGATCCTCGGCGGCCCGGTCTTCATCTTTCTCGTACGACGCCGGAGGACGGCCAAGCTGTGA
- a CDS encoding FecCD family ABC transporter permease, which yields MKSNRALRTPGGLSVRLDVRSLVVVLLLLLAALAASVLLIGTGDFPISAGDVLKTLLGNGDAGQQFIVNELRLPRVLVALLVGASLGLGGALFQSISRNPLGSPDVLGLGQGATAGALVVIVLFSGDAGAVTAGALVGGLATGLAIYLLAWKQGVHGYRLVLVGIGVSAVVTAVNGYLLTKADIVDAARAVVWMTGSLSGRDWDQVWPLLALSAVLVPLVLANGRGLRMMEMGDDVSYALGVRVERVRMLLLVAAVLLTAAATAAAGPVGFVALTAPQLARRLTRSPGPNLVPSLCMGAALLVTADWVSQRLLGADQLPVGVVTGVLGGVYLLWLLVTERRAGRI from the coding sequence GTGAAGAGCAACCGTGCCCTGCGCACGCCCGGCGGGCTGTCGGTGCGTCTGGACGTCCGGTCCCTCGTCGTCGTCCTCCTGCTGCTGCTCGCCGCGCTCGCCGCGAGCGTGCTGCTGATCGGCACCGGCGACTTCCCCATCTCGGCCGGCGACGTGCTCAAGACGCTGCTCGGCAACGGCGACGCCGGTCAGCAGTTCATCGTCAACGAGCTGCGGCTGCCGCGGGTCCTCGTCGCGCTGCTGGTCGGCGCCTCGCTCGGACTCGGTGGCGCGCTGTTCCAGTCGATCTCCCGCAATCCGCTGGGCAGCCCGGACGTGCTCGGCCTCGGCCAGGGCGCCACGGCCGGCGCGCTCGTCGTGATCGTGCTGTTCTCCGGTGACGCCGGCGCCGTCACGGCCGGCGCGCTCGTGGGCGGTCTGGCAACCGGTCTGGCCATCTACCTGCTGGCCTGGAAGCAGGGGGTGCACGGCTACCGGCTGGTGCTGGTCGGCATCGGCGTCTCCGCCGTCGTCACGGCCGTCAACGGCTATCTGCTGACCAAGGCCGACATCGTCGACGCGGCCCGCGCGGTGGTCTGGATGACCGGCTCGCTCAGCGGCCGGGACTGGGACCAGGTCTGGCCGCTGCTCGCGCTGAGCGCGGTCCTCGTACCGCTCGTCCTCGCGAACGGGCGCGGCCTGCGGATGATGGAGATGGGCGACGACGTGTCGTACGCCCTCGGGGTGCGCGTCGAGCGCGTACGGATGCTGCTGCTGGTGGCCGCCGTCCTGCTGACCGCCGCGGCCACCGCCGCCGCCGGACCGGTCGGGTTCGTGGCGCTCACCGCGCCGCAGCTCGCGCGCCGCCTGACCCGCTCACCGGGCCCGAACCTGGTGCCCTCGCTGTGCATGGGCGCGGCCCTCCTGGTCACCGCCGACTGGGTCTCGCAGCGCCTCCTGGGCGCGGACCAGCTGCCCGTGGGCGTGGTCACCGGCGTCCTCGGCGGGGTCTACCTGCTGTGGCTGCTGGTCACCGAACGCAGGGCGGGCCGGATATGA
- a CDS encoding ABC transporter ATP-binding protein — MSGPATPGAKGPGQKPDTSGSADENTRRSTVNRLSAESVTLAYDQRVIAEQLSVEIPDNSFTVIVGPNACGKSTLLRALSRMLKPDRGRVLLDGQVIQSMPAKKVARTLGLLPQSSIAPDGITVGDLVGRGRYPHQGILRQWSAEDERVVQESMAQTGVAELADRFVDELSGGQRQRVWIAMALAQQTPLLLLDEPTTYLDIQHQIDVLDLCAQLHEEQGRTLVAVLHDLNHAARYATHLIALRGGEVIAAGAPNDIVTAELVEDVFGLRCQIIDDPETGTPLVVPAARRARARATADRTSVAAS; from the coding sequence ATGAGCGGCCCCGCGACGCCGGGGGCGAAAGGCCCCGGGCAGAAGCCGGACACGAGCGGCTCAGCCGACGAGAACACCCGAAGGAGCACAGTGAACCGCCTGTCCGCCGAGAGCGTCACCCTCGCCTACGACCAGCGTGTCATCGCCGAGCAGCTGTCGGTGGAGATCCCCGACAACTCCTTCACCGTGATCGTCGGCCCGAACGCCTGCGGCAAGTCGACGCTGCTGCGCGCGCTGTCGCGGATGCTCAAGCCCGACCGGGGCCGCGTGCTGCTGGACGGGCAGGTCATCCAGTCGATGCCCGCGAAGAAGGTCGCCCGCACGCTCGGACTGCTGCCCCAGTCGTCCATCGCGCCGGACGGGATCACGGTCGGCGACCTCGTGGGCCGCGGCCGGTACCCGCACCAGGGCATCCTGCGCCAGTGGTCGGCCGAGGACGAGCGGGTGGTCCAGGAGTCCATGGCGCAGACCGGCGTCGCCGAGCTCGCCGACCGGTTCGTCGACGAACTGTCCGGCGGTCAGCGGCAGCGTGTGTGGATCGCGATGGCGCTCGCCCAGCAGACGCCGCTGCTGCTGCTCGACGAGCCGACGACGTATCTGGACATCCAGCACCAGATAGACGTCCTCGACCTGTGCGCGCAGCTGCACGAGGAGCAGGGCCGCACTCTCGTCGCCGTCCTGCACGACCTCAACCACGCCGCCCGGTACGCCACGCACCTGATCGCGCTGCGCGGGGGAGAGGTGATCGCCGCGGGCGCGCCGAACGACATCGTGACCGCCGAGCTGGTGGAGGACGTCTTCGGGCTGCGCTGCCAGATCATCGACGATCCGGAGACCGGGACCCCGCTGGTGGTGCCGGCGGCCCGCCGGGCACGCGCGCGTGCGACGGCGGACCGGACTTCCGTGGCCGCTTCCTGA
- a CDS encoding SCP2 sterol-binding domain-containing protein has translation MATIDECRAALEKLSDHMRGAEGDVRAAAALDRSVSCHITDLDTTFVGRLVDGRIEVHHTVAGKPLERAQIRLAMTGDDLVALVAGELNFAKAWGSGRVKLEAGLLDVFRLRKLL, from the coding sequence ATGGCCACGATCGACGAGTGCCGCGCCGCACTGGAGAAACTCTCGGACCACATGCGGGGCGCCGAGGGCGACGTCCGCGCCGCCGCCGCCCTGGACCGCTCGGTGAGCTGCCACATCACCGACCTGGACACCACCTTCGTCGGCCGCCTCGTGGACGGCCGGATCGAGGTGCACCATACGGTTGCGGGCAAGCCGCTGGAGAGGGCGCAGATACGGCTCGCCATGACCGGCGACGATCTGGTGGCCCTCGTCGCCGGCGAGCTGAACTTCGCCAAGGCATGGGGATCGGGCCGGGTGAAGCTGGAGGCCGGCCTGTTGGACGTGTTCCGCCTCAGGAAGCTCCTGTAG
- a CDS encoding TlyA family RNA methyltransferase has translation MAGVARRRLDAELVRRKLARSREHAGQLIAAGRVSVGKTVATKPATQVETAAAIVVATDANDPDYVSRGGHKLAGALEAFVPRGLTVEGRRALDAGASTGGFTDVLLRAGAAHVVAVDVGYGQLAWTLQSDERVTVKDRTNVRELTLEAIDGEPVDLVVGDLSFIPLGIVLPALVRCVRPDADLVMMVKPQFEVGKERLGSGGVVRSPQLRAEAVRGVAERAWELGLGVKGVTASPLPGPSGNVEYFLWLRAGAPRPDQADIDRAVAEGPR, from the coding sequence GTGGCAGGAGTCGCACGTCGCCGTCTGGACGCGGAGCTGGTCCGCCGCAAGCTCGCACGCTCGCGTGAGCACGCAGGCCAGCTGATCGCCGCGGGCCGGGTGAGCGTCGGCAAGACCGTCGCGACCAAACCGGCCACGCAGGTGGAGACCGCCGCCGCGATCGTGGTCGCCACCGACGCGAACGACCCGGACTACGTGTCTCGGGGCGGCCACAAGCTGGCGGGCGCGCTGGAGGCGTTCGTACCGCGGGGGCTGACGGTCGAGGGGCGGCGCGCCCTGGACGCGGGCGCGTCCACCGGGGGCTTCACGGACGTGTTGCTGCGGGCGGGGGCCGCGCACGTCGTCGCCGTCGACGTCGGATACGGACAACTCGCCTGGACTCTGCAGAGCGATGAACGCGTCACGGTCAAGGACCGTACGAACGTACGCGAGTTGACGCTCGAGGCGATCGATGGAGAGCCGGTGGATCTGGTGGTGGGGGATCTGTCCTTCATCCCGCTCGGAATCGTCCTGCCCGCACTGGTGCGGTGCGTGCGGCCGGACGCCGACCTGGTGATGATGGTCAAACCGCAGTTCGAGGTGGGCAAGGAGCGGCTGGGAAGCGGGGGAGTCGTACGGAGTCCGCAGCTGCGTGCCGAGGCCGTGCGCGGGGTGGCCGAGCGGGCCTGGGAGCTGGGGCTCGGGGTGAAGGGCGTGACGGCCAGTCCGCTGCCCGGCCCCTCGGGGAACGTGGAGTACTTTCTGTGGCTGCGGGCCGGGGCTCCCCGACCGGACCAGGCCGACATCGACCGTGCAGTGGCGGAGGGGCCCCGTTGA
- a CDS encoding NAD kinase translates to MTPNRARTVFLLAHTGRPAAIRSAELVVKGLLRSGIGVRVLAAEARDLPLPDEVELIEEATAQCLDGCELLIVLGGDGTLLRGAEFARASGVPMLGVNLGRVGFLAEAERDDLDKVVDRVVTKAYEVEERMTVDVVVHSNGDIVHTDWALNEAAVQKVSAEKLLEVVLEIDGRPVTGFGCDGIVLSTPTGSTAYAFSAGGPVVWPEVEALLMVPISAHALFAKPLVTSPNSVLAVEVLPHVPPGVLWCDGRRTVELPPGARVEVRRGSVPVRLARLHHASFTDRLVAKFALPVSGWRGAPH, encoded by the coding sequence TTGACACCGAACCGAGCTCGTACTGTTTTCCTGCTCGCCCACACCGGGCGGCCCGCGGCCATTCGCAGCGCCGAGCTCGTGGTCAAGGGGCTGCTGCGGTCCGGTATCGGGGTGCGGGTCCTGGCGGCCGAGGCGCGCGACCTGCCGCTGCCGGACGAGGTGGAGCTGATCGAGGAGGCGACCGCGCAGTGCCTCGACGGGTGCGAGCTGCTCATCGTGCTCGGCGGTGACGGCACGCTGCTGAGGGGCGCGGAGTTCGCCCGCGCGTCCGGGGTGCCCATGCTCGGTGTGAACCTCGGGCGGGTCGGCTTCCTCGCCGAGGCCGAGCGGGACGACCTCGACAAGGTCGTCGACCGTGTGGTGACGAAGGCGTACGAGGTCGAGGAGCGGATGACCGTCGACGTCGTCGTGCACAGCAACGGGGACATCGTGCACACGGACTGGGCGCTGAACGAGGCCGCCGTGCAGAAGGTGTCCGCCGAGAAGCTGCTGGAGGTCGTCCTGGAGATCGACGGCCGGCCGGTGACGGGGTTCGGCTGCGACGGGATCGTGCTGTCGACCCCGACGGGCTCCACGGCGTACGCCTTCTCCGCGGGCGGGCCCGTGGTGTGGCCGGAGGTCGAGGCGCTGCTGATGGTGCCGATCAGCGCGCACGCGCTGTTCGCGAAGCCGCTGGTGACGTCGCCGAACTCGGTGCTCGCGGTGGAGGTGCTGCCGCACGTCCCGCCGGGGGTTCTGTGGTGCGACGGCCGCCGCACGGTGGAGCTGCCGCCCGGCGCGCGGGTGGAGGTGCGGCGGGGATCCGTGCCGGTGCGGCTGGCCCGGCTGCACCACGCGTCGTTCACCGACCGGCTGGTCGCGAAGTTCGCGCTGCCCGTGTCCGGATGGCGGGGGGCGCCGCACTAG
- the recN gene encoding DNA repair protein RecN has translation MVVSVLEEMRIRSLGVIDDAVVELSPGFTAVTGETGAGKTMVVTSLGLLLGGRADPALVRIGAKNAVVEGRISLSADASAALRAEEAGAELDDGALLISRTVSAEGRSRAHLGGRSVPVGVLAELADELVAVHGQTDQQGLLKLSRQRQALDRYAGGAVAGPLTKYTEAYRRLRAVSVELDEITTRARERAQEADMLRYGLDEIAAVEPRAGEDAELAEEAERLGHAEALASAATAGHAALAGNPEDPEGVDAATLVAGAHRALEAVRSHDPALASLADRIGEVAILLGDVAGELAGYADDLDADPLRLAAVEERRAALTALTRKYGADVDAVLAWAEQSAARLTELDGDDERTGELTAERDALRAELGGLAQALTDARTEAAERFAGAVTAELASLAMPHARVSFEIRQTEDPEGVEVGGRTVAYGPSGVDEVELLLAPHPGAPPRPIAKGASGGELSRVMLAVEVVFAGTDPVPTYLFDEVDAGVGGKAAVEIGRRLARLAKTAQVVVVTHLPQVAAFADRQLLVEKTNDGSVTRSGVKVLEGEERVRELSRMLAGQEDSETARAHAEELLETARADA, from the coding sequence ATGGTCGTGTCCGTGTTGGAGGAGATGCGGATACGGTCGCTCGGAGTCATCGACGACGCTGTCGTCGAGCTGTCGCCCGGGTTCACGGCGGTCACCGGTGAGACGGGCGCGGGCAAGACCATGGTGGTCACCAGCCTGGGGCTGCTGCTGGGCGGGCGTGCGGATCCGGCGCTCGTCCGGATCGGCGCCAAGAACGCGGTCGTGGAGGGGCGGATCAGCCTGTCCGCGGACGCCTCGGCCGCCCTGCGGGCCGAGGAGGCCGGCGCCGAGCTGGACGACGGGGCGCTGCTGATCAGCCGTACCGTCTCCGCCGAGGGGCGCTCGCGGGCGCATCTGGGCGGCCGGTCCGTGCCCGTGGGGGTCCTGGCCGAGCTGGCCGACGAGCTGGTCGCGGTGCACGGGCAGACCGATCAGCAGGGGCTGCTCAAGCTGTCCCGGCAGCGGCAGGCGCTCGACCGGTACGCGGGCGGCGCGGTGGCCGGGCCGCTCACCAAGTACACGGAGGCCTACCGGCGGCTGCGGGCCGTCTCCGTGGAGCTGGACGAGATCACCACGCGCGCGCGTGAGCGGGCCCAGGAAGCCGACATGCTGCGCTACGGGCTCGACGAGATCGCCGCCGTGGAACCGCGGGCCGGTGAGGACGCGGAGCTGGCCGAGGAGGCGGAGCGGCTCGGGCACGCGGAGGCGCTGGCGTCCGCGGCGACCGCAGGGCACGCCGCGCTCGCGGGCAACCCCGAGGACCCCGAGGGCGTGGACGCCGCCACGCTGGTCGCGGGCGCGCACCGGGCGCTGGAGGCCGTACGGTCCCACGATCCGGCGCTGGCCTCGCTGGCCGACCGGATCGGCGAGGTCGCCATCCTGCTCGGCGACGTGGCAGGGGAGTTGGCGGGGTACGCCGACGACCTGGACGCCGACCCGCTGCGGCTGGCCGCGGTCGAGGAGCGGCGGGCCGCGCTCACGGCGCTGACCCGCAAGTACGGCGCGGACGTCGACGCGGTCCTCGCCTGGGCGGAGCAGAGCGCCGCGCGGCTGACCGAACTCGACGGCGACGACGAGCGGACCGGGGAGCTGACCGCCGAACGGGACGCGCTGAGGGCCGAACTGGGCGGGCTGGCGCAGGCGCTGACGGACGCGCGGACGGAGGCCGCCGAGCGGTTCGCCGGCGCCGTGACGGCCGAACTGGCCTCGCTGGCGATGCCGCACGCGCGCGTGTCGTTCGAGATCCGGCAGACCGAGGACCCGGAGGGCGTCGAGGTCGGCGGACGCACCGTCGCCTACGGGCCGTCCGGGGTCGACGAGGTCGAGCTGCTGCTCGCGCCCCACCCGGGCGCGCCGCCCCGGCCGATCGCCAAGGGCGCGTCCGGCGGTGAGCTCTCGCGCGTGATGCTGGCGGTGGAGGTCGTGTTCGCGGGGACGGATCCGGTGCCGACGTACCTCTTCGACGAGGTGGACGCCGGTGTGGGCGGCAAGGCCGCGGTCGAGATCGGGCGGCGTCTGGCTCGGCTGGCGAAGACCGCGCAGGTCGTGGTGGTGACGCACCTGCCGCAGGTCGCGGCGTTCGCCGACCGGCAGTTGCTGGTGGAGAAGACCAACGACGGCTCGGTGACCCGGTCCGGTGTCAAGGTGCTGGAGGGCGAGGAGCGGGTCCGGGAGCTGTCGCGGATGCTCGCCGGGCAGGAGGACTCCGAGACGGCCCGCGCGCACGCCGAGGAGCTGCTGGAGACGGCTCGGGCGGACGCCTAG
- a CDS encoding glycosyltransferase family 4 protein, producing MSSPSPHGRSPLRTVQVLGGGNVGSSAHVRSLTAGLVARGVRVTVCAPVEADHSYDFTGAGADHVHVPRSSDPGSVAALRAACTHADLVHAHGLHASFRAALALAGRSTPLVVTWHNRAHAEGARAQFLRLLERRVVRAAAVVLGTTSDLVDRARRAGARDARLAGVGLPGPRTPVEHDDPDRQQPKIRAELGATGRPLLMAVGSLDPQRGYDLLLDAARAWRTRDPVPLVVIAGEGPLRPVLQRRIEDEELPVRLIGRRDDVGELLASADLALLPSRWEARSVLAQEALHARVPLVATSVGGLPELVGDAAELVPADDAEAFADAVERLLDDPERRELLQEMGLRQAATWPSEDDTVAQVLSVYDELTQARPFI from the coding sequence GTGAGCAGCCCCTCACCGCACGGCCGGTCGCCGCTGCGCACCGTGCAGGTGCTGGGCGGCGGCAACGTCGGCAGCAGCGCCCATGTGCGCTCCCTGACCGCCGGGCTCGTCGCACGGGGCGTGCGGGTCACTGTGTGCGCCCCGGTCGAGGCGGATCACTCCTACGACTTCACCGGTGCCGGAGCCGACCACGTCCATGTGCCGCGCAGCAGCGATCCGGGGTCCGTGGCCGCGCTGCGCGCCGCGTGCACCCACGCCGACCTGGTGCACGCGCACGGGCTGCACGCCTCGTTCCGGGCCGCCCTCGCACTCGCCGGACGCAGTACCCCGCTGGTCGTCACCTGGCACAACCGGGCCCACGCCGAGGGAGCGCGCGCCCAGTTCCTGCGCCTGCTGGAGCGGCGGGTGGTCAGGGCCGCCGCGGTGGTGCTCGGGACCACCTCGGACCTCGTGGACCGGGCCCGGCGGGCGGGCGCCCGGGACGCCCGGCTCGCCGGCGTCGGACTGCCCGGGCCGCGCACCCCCGTCGAGCACGACGACCCCGACCGGCAGCAGCCCAAGATCCGGGCCGAACTCGGTGCCACCGGCCGCCCGTTGCTGATGGCCGTCGGCTCCCTCGACCCCCAGCGCGGCTACGACCTCCTGCTGGACGCCGCGCGCGCCTGGCGCACCCGCGACCCCGTGCCGCTGGTCGTCATCGCGGGGGAGGGCCCGCTGCGTCCGGTGTTGCAGCGCCGTATCGAGGACGAGGAGCTGCCGGTGCGGCTCATCGGGCGCCGTGACGACGTGGGCGAACTGCTCGCCTCCGCCGATCTCGCGCTGCTGCCGAGCCGGTGGGAGGCGCGGTCCGTGCTCGCCCAGGAGGCCCTGCACGCGCGTGTGCCGCTGGTCGCCACCTCGGTCGGCGGGCTTCCCGAACTCGTCGGCGACGCGGCCGAACTCGTCCCGGCCGACGACGCCGAGGCGTTCGCGGACGCCGTCGAACGGCTCCTCGACGATCCCGAACGGCGGGAGCTGCTCCAGGAGATGGGCCTGCGGCAGGCGGCCACGTGGCCGAGCGAGGACGACACGGTCGCCCAAGTCCTGAGCGTCTACGACGAGTTGACGCAGGCCAGGCCGTTCATCTGA